A single Streptomyces mirabilis DNA region contains:
- a CDS encoding tubulin-like doman-containing protein gives MKIFQPMLFVGLGGTGGLVGAELERKLRAELCGPDGVALSHLSGHAPYQLPDCLQFVYADYSESDLQRLPQFNVDPSLRAAYARTSRATHNLLPNFDASPELTKMLRASLRDEVADWLPPRIDEPKVTPLHNGAGQLPTVGRAALFATLRHSLAPVLEPLLQAIDAIAKSAGELAELGGGKVNGCDVFVAFSVAGGTGAGIFLDYLHLINHAFQLRRFDGVKIYPLVVMPSSFSSAGGGGREAELNAARALVDLFRLVDAQNAPSEGTEIGDLDLDLDSGLGIRYPGTTPIRLRTGILPTAFLFSPTAGIRQDDLRRSIVSLVMSLIGTELGDSRPRGRATATDDDFQTFAASFINRGVHRSAVSPTGIGRQGVSTSLVASMTAPMDQLADLVAGRLLREAVTDLVERPRTALRDNAVPLIRQLFADSHLEELWERKQLDLPEPDPLPRGGKAIEQALGERLTDMQRLLSDLQSFADRQAASMADRFAPRPAIDKLLQSVDPFLAERIVRGVPGSDEPIARLGFLGMLDSRSRAPQRPPGVTDQPPKTPRIKGRLAGMSPARWGDDDVQAALQEQDLWYQWRSRTVWHEAWREQQQQWQPPAATAGADLGRLVNAFRKHSDQERKVSAQKGLELYEDRTGISYLLPPQRTLNHFYEDVVTRLIRREGMRENDDEAALLLRMIDGDTWREVHTLSRRNPDNAVAVVKAQLEGRITRLFAESGEHLEERPLLPAMGTLLAAAAGDADAADQVSKEALDLFGRKLTGLLPVGFTPEGTGPLRVLVTHPRVQAVEEVQEYLGKALRLPSDAKNSVEYRGVESDSVTVVLFRSEMSLTQVPEARKVLRQWARAKDSEQAQDVLRWRQRLGYRDSWMVSSEEDRRVILHRLLCCMWNGQVDVVDGDPASPERLRLRLFPEKGAHVPGVRLRLGDFPGGVSSWAELLRSYERWTVLDDERTVEDYCRELMGTQPLGLARSASEPHPLFVELVEKTAPRQLELLADRRQRGGERVEGWVRPLWEFWAKTLPAALDTEFGDQRAVQPTLRTLLEHVRGGTPAPRVRKEFPEPRRAVPDDDDWGTAPRASFDKYPSGTEERPHRASVDDYDDGYDDRYDADRAERGDRGDQGDRADRGDRGDRVNGRSGGADRPSVPWDEPGDPGPYGDEGERERSRRNPWDGDPE, from the coding sequence ATGAAGATCTTCCAGCCGATGCTCTTCGTCGGCCTGGGCGGCACCGGTGGTCTGGTCGGCGCCGAACTCGAACGCAAACTGCGCGCCGAGCTGTGCGGGCCGGACGGCGTCGCGCTCAGCCACCTCAGCGGACACGCCCCGTACCAGCTGCCCGACTGCCTCCAGTTCGTCTACGCGGACTACAGCGAGTCCGACCTCCAGCGGCTGCCCCAGTTCAACGTGGACCCCTCGCTGCGGGCCGCGTACGCCCGTACCTCCCGGGCCACCCACAACCTGCTGCCGAACTTCGACGCGTCACCCGAACTGACCAAGATGCTCCGGGCGAGCCTGCGCGACGAGGTCGCCGACTGGCTGCCGCCGCGCATCGACGAACCGAAGGTCACCCCACTGCACAACGGCGCGGGCCAACTGCCCACCGTCGGACGCGCCGCCCTCTTCGCCACGCTCCGGCACAGCCTCGCCCCAGTCCTCGAACCGCTGCTCCAGGCGATCGACGCGATCGCCAAGTCGGCCGGTGAACTGGCCGAGCTCGGCGGCGGCAAGGTCAACGGCTGCGACGTGTTCGTCGCCTTCTCGGTGGCCGGCGGCACCGGCGCCGGGATCTTCCTCGACTATCTGCACCTGATCAACCACGCCTTCCAGCTGCGCCGCTTCGACGGCGTGAAGATCTACCCGCTGGTCGTGATGCCGTCCTCGTTCTCCTCGGCGGGCGGCGGCGGACGGGAGGCGGAGCTCAACGCGGCCCGCGCGCTGGTCGACCTGTTCCGGCTGGTCGACGCGCAGAACGCGCCGAGCGAGGGAACGGAGATCGGCGACCTGGACCTCGACCTCGACTCCGGGCTCGGCATCCGCTACCCGGGCACGACACCGATCCGGCTGCGTACCGGCATCCTGCCCACGGCCTTCCTGTTCAGCCCGACCGCCGGCATCCGCCAGGACGACCTGCGCCGCTCCATCGTCTCCCTGGTGATGTCGCTGATCGGCACCGAACTGGGCGACAGCCGCCCCCGGGGCCGGGCGACGGCGACCGACGACGACTTCCAGACCTTCGCCGCGAGCTTCATCAACCGGGGCGTGCACCGCAGCGCCGTCTCCCCCACCGGGATCGGCCGGCAGGGCGTCTCCACCAGCCTGGTGGCCTCCATGACCGCCCCCATGGACCAACTGGCCGACCTGGTGGCGGGCCGGCTGCTGCGGGAGGCGGTCACCGACCTGGTGGAGCGGCCCCGTACCGCGCTGCGCGACAACGCGGTGCCGCTGATCCGGCAGCTGTTCGCCGACTCCCACCTCGAAGAGCTGTGGGAGCGCAAGCAGTTGGACCTCCCGGAGCCCGATCCGCTGCCACGCGGTGGCAAGGCCATCGAGCAGGCGCTCGGTGAACGCCTCACGGACATGCAGCGGCTGCTGTCCGACCTCCAGTCCTTCGCGGACCGGCAGGCCGCCTCGATGGCCGACCGTTTCGCCCCGCGCCCCGCCATCGACAAACTCCTCCAGAGCGTGGACCCCTTCCTCGCCGAACGCATCGTCAGAGGCGTCCCGGGCAGCGACGAACCGATCGCCCGGCTCGGCTTCCTCGGCATGCTCGACAGCCGCTCCCGCGCCCCCCAGCGCCCGCCGGGCGTGACCGACCAGCCGCCCAAGACCCCCAGGATCAAGGGCCGGCTGGCCGGTATGTCACCGGCCCGCTGGGGCGACGACGACGTGCAGGCGGCGCTCCAGGAGCAGGACCTCTGGTACCAGTGGCGAAGCCGGACCGTGTGGCACGAGGCCTGGCGGGAACAGCAGCAGCAGTGGCAGCCCCCGGCGGCCACCGCCGGGGCCGACCTCGGACGCCTGGTCAACGCCTTCCGCAAACACTCCGACCAGGAACGCAAGGTCTCCGCGCAGAAGGGCCTCGAACTGTACGAGGACCGCACCGGGATCTCGTATCTGCTGCCGCCGCAGCGCACCCTCAACCACTTCTACGAGGACGTCGTCACCCGGCTGATCCGCCGGGAGGGAATGCGCGAGAACGACGACGAGGCCGCGCTCCTGCTCAGGATGATCGACGGGGACACCTGGCGCGAGGTCCACACCCTCAGCCGCCGCAATCCGGACAACGCGGTCGCGGTCGTCAAGGCACAGTTGGAGGGCCGCATCACCCGGCTGTTCGCGGAGAGCGGCGAACACCTGGAGGAACGCCCGCTGCTGCCGGCCATGGGCACCCTGCTGGCCGCCGCGGCGGGCGACGCGGACGCCGCCGACCAGGTCAGCAAGGAGGCGCTCGACCTGTTCGGCCGCAAGCTGACCGGGCTGCTGCCGGTGGGCTTCACCCCGGAGGGCACCGGCCCGCTGCGGGTCCTCGTCACCCACCCGCGCGTGCAGGCCGTGGAGGAGGTGCAGGAGTACCTCGGCAAGGCGCTGCGGCTGCCGTCCGACGCCAAGAACTCGGTGGAGTACCGGGGAGTGGAGAGCGACTCCGTCACCGTGGTCCTCTTCCGCAGCGAGATGAGCCTCACCCAGGTGCCCGAAGCCCGCAAGGTGCTGCGCCAGTGGGCCAGGGCGAAGGACTCCGAGCAGGCCCAGGACGTACTGCGCTGGCGGCAGCGGCTCGGCTACCGGGACAGCTGGATGGTCAGCAGTGAGGAGGACCGCCGCGTCATCCTGCACCGGCTGCTGTGCTGCATGTGGAACGGCCAGGTCGACGTGGTGGACGGTGACCCGGCGTCGCCGGAGCGGCTGAGGCTGCGGCTGTTCCCCGAGAAGGGCGCCCATGTGCCCGGCGTCCGGCTGCGGTTGGGGGACTTCCCCGGCGGGGTGTCGAGCTGGGCGGAACTGCTGCGGTCGTACGAACGCTGGACCGTTCTCGACGACGAACGGACCGTGGAGGACTACTGCCGCGAACTGATGGGGACTCAGCCGCTGGGTCTGGCCAGGAGCGCGAGCGAACCGCATCCGCTCTTCGTCGAACTCGTCGAGAAGACCGCCCCGCGTCAGCTGGAGCTGCTGGCCGACCGCCGGCAGCGCGGCGGCGAGCGGGTCGAGGGATGGGTGCGCCCGCTGTGGGAGTTCTGGGCGAAGACCCTGCCGGCCGCGCTGGACACCGAGTTCGGGGACCAGCGTGCCGTCCAGCCGACCCTGCGCACGCTGCTGGAGCACGTACGCGGCGGAACTCCCGCGCCGCGCGTCCGCAAGGAGTTCCCCGAACCCCGGCGTGCCGTGCCCGATGACGACGACTGGGGCACCGCACCGCGCGCCTCCTTCGACAAGTACCCGAGCGGCACGGAGGAACGTCCGCACCGCGCGTCCGTGGACGACTACGACGACGGGTACGACGACAGGTACGACGCCGATCGCGCCGAACGCGGTGATCGGGGCGATCAGGGTGACCGCGCCGATCGCGGTGACCGGGGCGACCGTGTCAACGGGCGCTCCGGCGGCGCCGACCGGCCCTCGGTGCCCTGGGACGAGCCCGGTGACCCCGGCCCGTACGGCGACGAAGGCGAGCGCGAGCGCTCCCGCCGCAACCCCTGGGACGGTGACCCGGAGTGA
- a CDS encoding choice-of-anchor X domain-containing protein encodes MRRAAVGALGGMAVLVSLLAPAGHDPVPAADSEPAFPAVNYSIAVDESASLAPEDMKAEKAAAARIALGDVSSSSHATVFGFAAAESGDQRAVDPVCPRTTLDAAGRETIGTCVGKLRSRTKNEGTGTDFPSAIRQGVHDLTTGTDASQPRVLFLLTDGKLDVQDSPKYGDPAHRKDEGEQQLTQELENAAAQHVQIWPLGFGSDPDKAQLDRIAAGGYQKGCVELPSARPSAGKVSGAKDVGPMLEKIFAAAHCLRHEQGPSKRPPATLEIGISPLATVGSIVVDKGDPQVKITYLDPNGHQVPTTGTYRKSSFELAGGSGTVEALKIVDPVPGTWRVKAEAPEGHRSLPVAVSVLWQGELRGAITMDPPSPQAGDKVTVTMRLQTREGYEIKDARDYEGLRVRSELTGDGFDPLALRLTDDGQGPDAKASDGSFTGSVEIPKSADGALKVSGTLTASGLSADTRSEGGQIAPGALPVTTALELPTANTHPGSTVTGTLAVHNTSDTAHTLRLSVADLKSGLLTVTPAEIQVKPGESGTRKVTVEVAPRDVFGDRLGDGGLRLGGTVTVVDTTDHDRTLVRTPLSVRVTPEPGIWAKYWWAFVSTAALIALVTAAVLAWLRQRRTRRDPFGLVLRLVSAEGDVLGEHLAGHGHKQWYEFAVAEPHRSPRIERRAHGPYAVQRSPEGGAVLRKRGGGRTPLPARGQVQLTDTLSLALGEDTRASKVRRPRPSARTTAGSTTSATGTGESGSSYGSYL; translated from the coding sequence GTGCGCCGCGCCGCGGTCGGCGCGCTGGGCGGCATGGCGGTGCTCGTGTCCCTGCTGGCACCCGCCGGTCATGATCCGGTGCCGGCGGCGGATTCCGAACCCGCCTTCCCGGCGGTCAACTACTCCATCGCCGTGGACGAGTCCGCCAGCCTCGCGCCCGAGGACATGAAGGCCGAGAAGGCCGCCGCCGCACGCATCGCGCTCGGCGACGTCTCCTCGTCCTCCCATGCCACCGTCTTCGGGTTCGCCGCCGCCGAGTCCGGTGACCAGCGCGCGGTGGACCCGGTCTGCCCGCGCACCACGCTGGACGCGGCGGGCCGCGAGACGATCGGCACCTGTGTCGGCAAGCTGCGCAGCCGCACGAAGAACGAGGGCACCGGCACCGACTTCCCGAGCGCGATACGCCAGGGAGTCCACGACCTCACCACCGGCACCGATGCTTCGCAGCCCCGCGTGCTGTTCCTGCTCACCGACGGAAAGTTGGACGTCCAGGACAGCCCCAAGTACGGCGACCCCGCGCACCGCAAGGACGAGGGCGAACAGCAGCTGACGCAGGAGCTCGAGAACGCCGCCGCCCAGCACGTACAGATCTGGCCGCTCGGCTTCGGATCCGACCCGGACAAGGCGCAGCTCGACCGGATCGCCGCCGGCGGATACCAGAAGGGCTGCGTCGAACTGCCCTCCGCCCGCCCGAGCGCGGGCAAGGTCTCCGGGGCCAAGGACGTCGGCCCCATGCTGGAGAAGATCTTCGCCGCCGCCCACTGCCTGCGCCACGAACAGGGCCCCAGCAAGCGGCCGCCCGCCACCCTGGAGATCGGCATCTCCCCGCTGGCGACCGTGGGCAGCATCGTCGTCGACAAGGGCGACCCCCAGGTGAAGATCACCTACCTCGACCCCAACGGCCACCAGGTCCCCACCACGGGGACGTACCGCAAGTCGAGTTTCGAGCTGGCGGGCGGCAGCGGCACGGTCGAGGCGCTGAAGATCGTCGACCCGGTGCCCGGCACCTGGCGCGTGAAGGCCGAGGCCCCGGAAGGCCACCGTTCCCTGCCCGTCGCCGTCAGTGTGCTGTGGCAGGGCGAGTTGCGCGGCGCGATCACCATGGACCCGCCGTCCCCGCAGGCCGGCGACAAGGTCACGGTGACCATGCGCCTGCAGACCCGCGAGGGCTACGAGATCAAGGACGCGCGCGACTACGAGGGGCTGCGCGTCCGCAGCGAACTGACCGGCGACGGGTTCGACCCGCTGGCGCTGCGCCTCACCGACGACGGCCAGGGGCCCGACGCCAAGGCGAGCGACGGCTCCTTCACCGGTTCCGTCGAGATCCCCAAGAGCGCCGACGGGGCACTGAAGGTGAGCGGCACACTGACGGCCTCGGGGCTGAGCGCCGACACCCGCAGCGAGGGCGGCCAGATCGCGCCCGGCGCACTCCCCGTCACCACCGCGCTCGAACTGCCCACCGCGAACACCCACCCCGGCTCCACCGTCACCGGCACGCTGGCCGTCCACAACACCAGCGACACCGCACACACCCTGCGGCTGTCCGTCGCCGACCTCAAGTCCGGGCTGCTCACGGTCACCCCGGCCGAGATCCAGGTGAAGCCCGGTGAGTCCGGCACCCGGAAGGTCACGGTCGAAGTCGCCCCCCGCGACGTCTTCGGCGACCGCCTCGGCGACGGCGGACTACGACTCGGCGGCACCGTCACGGTCGTCGACACCACCGACCACGACCGGACGCTGGTGCGCACCCCGCTCTCGGTGCGGGTGACACCCGAGCCGGGCATCTGGGCGAAGTACTGGTGGGCGTTCGTGTCCACCGCCGCACTGATCGCGCTGGTCACCGCGGCGGTCCTCGCCTGGCTGCGCCAGCGCCGCACCCGCAGGGACCCGTTCGGCCTGGTGCTGCGGCTGGTCTCCGCGGAGGGCGACGTCCTCGGCGAGCACCTCGCCGGACACGGACACAAGCAGTGGTACGAGTTCGCCGTCGCCGAACCCCACCGCAGCCCGCGCATCGAGCGGCGCGCCCACGGCCCGTACGCCGTCCAGCGCAGCCCCGAGGGCGGAGCGGTCCTGCGCAAGCGCGGCGGCGGCCGGACCCCGCTGCCCGCCCGCGGCCAGGTCCAGCTGACCGACACGCTGAGCCTGGCCTTGGGCGAGGACACCCGCGCCTCGAAGGTCCGCCGACCGCGGCCCTCCGCGCGGACGACCGCGGGCTCCACCACCTCCGCGACCGGTACCGGCGAGAGCGGGAGCTCGTACGGGTCGTACCTGTGA
- a CDS encoding Pycsar system effector family protein: MTGDGPARTSSDPVGPVPDGGPHGSDRGERIAERLLSTVREDLGRADAKAAVLLSGTLALPAFLIGRHGPPDWRGLADVTLILASVLWVVAVTALVGALMPRTRTVRGRDGVTYFGDLLAPRDLAGLSADVTDAGRDPAGWLLVQAVDVSSILSAKYRAIRWGVGSLAPSTALALAWSLTAR; the protein is encoded by the coding sequence GTGACCGGCGACGGCCCGGCGCGCACCTCCTCCGACCCGGTCGGGCCCGTGCCGGACGGGGGTCCGCACGGGTCCGACCGGGGGGAGCGCATCGCCGAACGACTGCTGAGCACGGTCAGGGAGGACCTCGGCCGCGCCGACGCGAAGGCGGCCGTACTGCTCTCGGGAACGCTGGCGCTGCCCGCGTTCCTGATCGGGCGGCACGGCCCGCCCGACTGGCGCGGGCTCGCCGACGTGACGCTGATCCTCGCGAGCGTGCTCTGGGTGGTCGCGGTGACCGCGCTGGTCGGGGCGCTCATGCCGCGCACCCGCACGGTCCGTGGCCGGGACGGGGTGACGTACTTCGGCGACCTGCTGGCCCCCCGCGACCTCGCGGGGCTGTCCGCCGACGTCACCGACGCCGGACGCGATCCCGCCGGATGGCTGCTCGTCCAGGCCGTGGACGTCAGCTCGATCCTGTCCGCCAAGTACCGGGCCATCCGCTGGGGAGTGGGCTCGCTCGCCCCTTCGACGGCGCTGGCCCTGGCCTGGAGCCTGACCGCCCGCTGA
- a CDS encoding Crp/Fnr family transcriptional regulator: protein MGLLGNELAFARALTAQERESVMALGSRKHYAADAHLLTEGDRSSHVLIIIQGWVTVSVVTDRGATRLILGLRGPGELLGEMAALDPHPRSATVRALGPTETQVISGDAFRRFLALHPRVSGLVIRQLTFRLRSADQERSALASLTVLQRLASRLTELSRAEPSGPYNPAVPGVTHTGTVVQLAQDELAATIGAPREAVAKALKLLRTQHVVRTGNRMVEILDPELLALLADGHQE from the coding sequence ATGGGACTGCTCGGCAATGAGCTGGCTTTCGCGCGCGCTCTGACCGCTCAGGAGCGCGAGAGCGTGATGGCGCTCGGCAGCCGGAAGCACTACGCGGCCGATGCCCATCTTCTGACGGAAGGTGACCGGTCCAGTCACGTCCTGATCATCATTCAGGGCTGGGTGACCGTTTCCGTGGTGACGGACCGGGGTGCCACCCGGCTGATACTCGGACTGCGGGGTCCCGGTGAACTGCTCGGCGAGATGGCCGCCCTGGACCCGCATCCCCGCAGCGCCACCGTGCGCGCGCTGGGTCCGACCGAGACCCAGGTCATATCCGGGGACGCGTTCCGCCGTTTCCTCGCCCTGCACCCCCGCGTCAGCGGTCTGGTGATACGCCAGCTCACCTTCCGGCTGCGCAGCGCCGACCAGGAGCGGTCCGCGCTCGCCTCGCTCACCGTGCTGCAGCGGCTGGCCAGCCGGCTCACCGAACTGTCGAGAGCCGAGCCCTCCGGCCCCTACAACCCGGCCGTACCGGGCGTCACGCACACGGGCACCGTCGTCCAGCTGGCCCAGGACGAACTGGCCGCCACCATCGGAGCCCCCCGGGAAGCCGTCGCCAAGGCACTGAAGCTGCTGCGCACCCAGCACGTCGTGCGCACCGGCAACCGGATGGTGGAGATCCTCGACCCTGAGCTGCTCGCCCTCCTCGCGGACGGTCATCAGGAGTAG
- a CDS encoding cellulose-binding domain-containing protein, whose amino-acid sequence MPDLPTPQNAAEAALLSECWDAVLSYADLCTSGSAAATLLATEAFTHGIDELRAATAASKTTGTGRRALRLPRIPLLLASVRTVAGAWETNGFGHRLDPDLRLWLHSDKAARYIGPPLHRPLALRGLRDMQEPDAVLLWLAEVESLPLSAVARRLGLDPAAASSELAQVRALFRDRCHRNHIDTPMDAYCRSYARLLDAVTRSPTAETPEDLSRHLARCVECAEAAACLRLHGGGLPAALSSGVIGWGGLAYLERRRRAAEAGMIGGRTDAAVDTGLNEGKPVRPRIGRTGILVTAVLVSALALTVSLMPFGGSKGGGVSAAQGESTDGQSVADPGPSFPSGSESGSVSESGSGSGSRSAGSPSVADSTSRPAGNSDPEAQGESSSPAGKQGGTKGSTKSASPDCRVKYEIVSEWPDGFQATVTVTSTKALATWSLGWSFKDGQRVGQMWDGTFTQNDSHVTATAADYNKTVAANGTFTFGFLGSWTGSNSPARNFTLNTASCQAAG is encoded by the coding sequence ATGCCCGACCTGCCGACCCCCCAGAACGCCGCCGAGGCCGCGCTGCTCTCGGAGTGCTGGGACGCGGTCCTGTCCTACGCCGATCTGTGCACGTCCGGTTCGGCCGCGGCCACGCTGCTGGCGACCGAGGCGTTCACGCACGGCATCGACGAACTGCGCGCCGCCACCGCGGCATCGAAGACTACCGGTACCGGACGCAGGGCGCTCAGGCTGCCCCGCATTCCGCTGCTGCTGGCCTCGGTCCGCACCGTGGCCGGCGCCTGGGAGACGAACGGGTTCGGCCATCGGCTCGACCCCGACCTGCGCCTGTGGCTCCACTCCGACAAGGCCGCCCGCTACATCGGACCGCCGCTGCACCGCCCGCTCGCGCTGCGCGGCCTCAGGGACATGCAGGAGCCGGACGCCGTTCTGCTGTGGCTGGCCGAGGTCGAGTCGCTGCCGCTGTCCGCGGTGGCCCGGCGGCTCGGTCTCGATCCGGCGGCCGCGTCCTCCGAACTCGCCCAGGTGCGGGCGCTGTTCCGGGACCGCTGCCACCGCAACCACATCGACACGCCGATGGACGCCTACTGCCGCAGCTACGCGCGGCTCCTCGACGCGGTCACCCGCTCTCCCACCGCCGAGACACCCGAGGACCTCTCCCGGCACCTGGCGCGCTGCGTCGAGTGCGCGGAGGCCGCCGCCTGTCTGCGGCTGCACGGCGGCGGGCTGCCCGCGGCGCTCTCCAGCGGTGTGATCGGCTGGGGCGGCCTCGCGTATCTCGAACGACGGCGCCGGGCCGCCGAGGCCGGCATGATCGGCGGACGCACGGACGCGGCGGTGGACACGGGGCTGAACGAGGGCAAGCCGGTCCGGCCCCGGATCGGCCGGACCGGGATCCTGGTCACGGCGGTCCTCGTGTCCGCACTGGCCCTCACGGTCTCGCTGATGCCCTTCGGCGGCTCGAAGGGCGGCGGCGTGAGCGCCGCGCAGGGCGAGTCGACGGACGGGCAGTCCGTGGCGGACCCGGGCCCCTCCTTCCCCTCGGGGTCGGAATCGGGGTCAGTGTCGGAATCGGGGTCAGGGTCAGGGTCGAGGTCGGCCGGCTCGCCCTCGGTGGCGGACTCGACCTCGCGTCCGGCGGGCAACTCCGATCCGGAGGCCCAGGGCGAGTCCTCGTCGCCGGCCGGGAAGCAGGGCGGGACGAAGGGCTCCACGAAGAGCGCCTCGCCCGACTGCCGGGTGAAGTACGAGATCGTCAGCGAGTGGCCGGACGGCTTCCAGGCCACCGTCACCGTCACCTCCACCAAGGCCCTCGCCACCTGGAGCCTCGGCTGGTCCTTCAAGGACGGCCAGCGCGTGGGCCAGATGTGGGACGGCACCTTCACCCAGAACGACTCCCACGTCACGGCCACCGCCGCGGACTACAACAAGACCGTCGCCGCGAACGGCACCTTCACCTTCGGCTTCCTCGGTTCCTGGACCGGCTCCAACTCGCCCGCGCGCAACTTCACCCTCAACACGGCCAGTTGCCAGGCCGCCGGCTGA
- a CDS encoding radical SAM protein, whose translation MVGSRTALVEDLMERFPHVPREAVFKEDLLRGGVAFDESALSDNEDGDVKPKSYFIFSFDHGTLPELGEAALRRPPEEIILTGGPYDLRRTVVSVRVNPASPYRVAADEEGMLGLYLDGKRIADVGVPPMPEYYRHTLSNGKSVMEVAPTIQWGYLIYLTVFRVCQYFGAKEECQYCDINHNWRQHKAAGRPYTGVKDVEEVLEALEIIDRYDTAKVSTAYTLTGGAITSKLQGRDEADFYGHYAKAIEERFPGRWIGKVVAQALPRDDVQRFKDYGVQIYHPNYEVWDRRLFELYCPGKERYVGRDEWHKRILDSAEVFGARNVIPNFVAGVEMAEPFGFTTVDEAIASTTEGLRFFMSHGITPRFTTWCPEPTTPLGKANPQGAPLEYHIRLLEAYRSTMEDFGLSSPPGYGPPGPGHAVFSVSSFMDSLPAREPAVVEADGPKVP comes from the coding sequence ATGGTCGGCAGCCGCACCGCGTTGGTCGAGGATCTGATGGAACGGTTCCCGCACGTACCGCGGGAGGCCGTCTTCAAGGAGGACCTGCTTCGCGGAGGTGTGGCCTTCGACGAGTCGGCGCTCTCCGACAACGAGGACGGTGACGTCAAGCCGAAGTCGTACTTCATCTTCTCCTTCGACCACGGCACCCTGCCCGAGCTCGGCGAGGCCGCGCTGCGCCGCCCGCCCGAGGAGATCATCCTCACGGGCGGGCCGTACGACCTGCGGCGGACGGTCGTCTCCGTGCGGGTCAACCCCGCCTCGCCCTACCGCGTCGCCGCCGACGAGGAGGGGATGCTCGGGCTCTACCTCGACGGGAAGCGCATCGCCGACGTCGGCGTGCCGCCGATGCCCGAGTACTACCGGCACACGCTCTCCAACGGGAAGTCCGTGATGGAGGTCGCTCCCACTATCCAGTGGGGTTATCTGATCTACCTCACCGTCTTCCGGGTCTGCCAGTACTTCGGTGCCAAGGAGGAGTGCCAGTACTGCGACATCAACCACAACTGGCGCCAGCACAAGGCGGCGGGGCGCCCGTACACCGGGGTGAAGGACGTCGAGGAGGTCCTCGAAGCCCTGGAGATCATCGACCGGTACGACACGGCGAAGGTCTCCACCGCGTACACCCTGACCGGCGGCGCGATCACCTCGAAGCTGCAGGGGCGCGACGAGGCCGACTTCTACGGGCACTACGCCAAGGCCATCGAGGAGCGCTTCCCGGGGCGCTGGATCGGCAAGGTCGTCGCGCAGGCGCTGCCGCGCGACGACGTACAGCGGTTCAAGGACTACGGGGTGCAGATCTACCACCCCAACTACGAGGTGTGGGACCGGCGGCTCTTCGAGCTGTACTGCCCGGGCAAGGAGCGTTACGTCGGCCGCGACGAGTGGCACAAGCGCATCCTCGACTCCGCGGAGGTCTTCGGCGCGCGCAACGTGATCCCCAACTTCGTGGCGGGCGTGGAGATGGCGGAGCCGTTCGGCTTCACGACCGTCGACGAGGCCATCGCCTCCACCACCGAGGGGCTGCGTTTCTTCATGTCGCACGGCATCACGCCCCGCTTCACCACCTGGTGCCCGGAGCCCACGACCCCGCTCGGCAAGGCCAACCCCCAGGGCGCGCCGCTGGAGTACCACATCCGGCTGCTGGAGGCCTACCGTTCGACCATGGAGGACTTCGGGCTGTCCTCCCCGCCCGGATACGGCCCGCCCGGACCCGGCCACGCGGTCTTCTCGGTGAGCTCCTTCATGGACAGCCTCCCGGCGCGGGAACCCGCGGTGGTGGAAGCGGACGGACCGAAGGTTCCGTAG